The nucleotide window AGTGACTTGGTTGTAGCGGCGCCCGTAGAAGAAGCGGCGAATATCCGGGGTGCGATCTGGGCGTAGCAGGTAGATGGCGCTGTCCACAATGCCCAACCCGACTTCAGCACTAACCGGTTGCCCTTGGGCATCGCGGGTGCGGATCTGGATTTGGGCGGTTTCCCCTGGTTGATAGGTGGGCTTGTCCGTTTGCAGATCGACTTGCAAGAAGCGATCCAAGGGGGAGACCCGCAGAATCGTCTCATTTTGGTACAGCCGCCGCTCTGGGCCAACCACGGTGGCGGTGGCATAAATGTTGGGGCGATAGTCACCAGTAATGGGGAGGGTGAGGGTGGCGGTATGCCCCTGGAGACGGAGCACCTGCACCTGATGCAGTCGGGATCCCTCGATGCCCACCAAGACCGGCACATCCGGCACCGGTGAGACAATCAACAACTGGGCCACTTCCCCCACCTGATACACCTGCCGATCCGGGATGACCGCAAGGCTCTGGGCTGCTCCCCAGCTGTGGAGAGGGCTACCCGGTTGCACCACCCAAAGATCAGAAATCTCCTGAGCCTGATGCCGTTGCGGATCCCGTGCTGTGAATCGCACCCGATAATCTCCGGGTTCTAGGTCGGCGGGTAAGTTTAGCGTGAGTGTTCCTGCTCCATTGTCAATCTGAAAGGGCTGGCGGCGGAGGATATCTTGGCGTTGGTAGGTGCTGCTGCGGGGATCCCAATCCCAGCGTTCCAGGCTTATTTCCCCCCTGGTGCTCACGGGGTTGCCATCGTAATCTCGGGCTTGCAACCGATAGGTGACCAACTCGCCGGGGGCAGGCAGATGGCGATCCGCTTCCGCAAACAAGGCAAATTGAGCAGCTGTCACCCAGGCACGACCGGAGCCGGTGACAACACGACGGCTAATATCCGTCACCTCCACCTCGATGCGCAGTTGCTGCACCTGCTGGCTGCCCCAATAGCTTTCCTCCTCCCAGTTCAGATCCTGTAAAAGCCGGTTGAGACGCAATTCGGCTCTACCATTGGCATCCGTGAAGCCCTTCCCTTCCGCCACTAGCCGACCATAGCCACCGTAATACCCCTCATCCGCTCCAATATCGCTGGCAAAAAAGTCTTCCGCCTCAGAGCGGAGCAACAGGCCGTAGCGTAGGCTCCAATCGGGGCTGCTAAACACACGGTAGTGCAGCTGAGCATCGGCCACAGGCCCGCCGAAGAGATATTGGGACTCAACCTGAACCGTCAGGGATCCCCCTCGCAGCAACCAAGGACGGGAGGGGGAAACCGTCACCTCAAATTCCGGCTTGCGGTAGGCTTCCACCTGAAAAGAGGTGTACTCACGGCTGGTACCCTGCGGGCCCAAAACCTGCCAATCCAGACCATAGCTGCCCAATGGGGCTTCTTCTGGCAAGGTAAACTCCCCGTGAACACTACCGAAGGGATTGGTGGTTAGGGTTTGCTCGCTCAGGGGATCCCCATTGGGGGCGGTAATGGAGAGGCGGACGGGACTACCAATGGGGGGAGGGGTGAGGGTGGTTTGATCCCGGACAAGGGCCCGAAAATAAACCGTTTGGCCAGGTCGGTACAGGGGGCGGTCAGTGTAAGTGTAGAGGCTCTCACCCTGGTTCCAGCCATAGGCATAGCTGGTGGACAAGGATTGCAGACTGGGGTCGGATCCCTGGGCATAGATCAGGATCGAAGGGTTATCTTCTGAGGGCAACGTGAACCTGGCTAGCCCATCCGCATCCGTTGTCCCCGTCAAGGGATCCCCTGCCGGCAGGAGAATCTGCAATTGGATCCCAGCCAGAGGCCGTAACTCCCGCAAATGAACCGCTTGCACCACCAGTTCGCTGGGGGTTTGCTTTTGGATCAGCCCCAGGTCACTGACCCAAAACCAATGGTCGGAACGGGGCAATGGACTGGAGGGATCGGGGCTTTCCTGTCCCTCCGCTTCTACCCAGTAGGCACCCGGGGGCAGGATCCCCAAATCCAGGGTTTGGGTAGTCCAACCTTCCGGTTCCTGTCGGATGGGTTGCGACCAGCTGCGGATGAGCTCTTGCCGCACCAGAGGCTGCAGCGCAGGGTTTAAGGAGCCATAGCCGGCGTTGGCCAACTCCCGCAGCAGGGGGGATCCCTGCACATCCCGCAGAGAGAAGCGATAGAGATGGAGCTGTACTGAACGTAAGCTGGTGGCCCGCAGCTGGAGTTGGGCTTTTTCTGCGGAGGTAAAAACCTGGCTGGTGCTGTAGAGGGTGAGGCTGGGGGACAAAAGCCGAGGTCGTAGGGTGGGAATCCGCGCTGTCGCCCCTTCCCGCACTTGAGCCAACCCTTCGCTGCGCAAAGTTTCCAGTCCAGTGCTTTGCACAGTCACCTGGTATTGACCCACGGGCAAACGATCCAGCCGATATTGGCCTTCTTCATTGAGGCCAACGCTGCGAGTAACTGGGCCGGAAGCAATCACTTGCACCCTTGCAGGAGTAGCCCCTATTGGCAGCTCTACACTCCCCACCAGGGATCCCGTCGGTTGTTCCGAGAGCAAAACTGCTAATCCCAGCCCCAGGAACACCACCAGGGCTATCAACCACCGCCGCAGCATCGGATCCCTCCCCTAAGTTGATCCCATACTGCCCTAGCAGAGGGCTTCTCCAAACAAGCTACGGATCTGGATCAGAATCGGGATCCTAACTGGGCAATCCGCGCGGGCTGAGCCTATTTCACCAGATCAAACACCCCGAACATGGGCAGATACATGGCAACGATAATACAACCCACCATACCCCCCAGAACCACAATCATCAGGGGCTCGATCAAGCTGGTGAGGGCGCGCACCGCCTCTTCCACCTCTAATTCGTAGAAATCCGCCGTCTTCATCAACATAGCATCCAGCTCACCGGTTTCTTCGCCGACGCTAATCATCTGCACCGCCATGAGCGGGAAAACTTTTGCCTTGTCCAGAGCTGGCGCGATCTGACCCCCTTCGGAGATCGCCTGCCGGGATGCATCAATGGCGTTGGCCACCACCTGATTACCCGAGGTATCGCGGACAATTTCCAGAGAGGTGAGCACTGGCACGCCTGAGCGAGTCAGGGCCCCGAAGGTGCGGCAAAAACGGGCAACAGCAGACTTCTGGATTAGATCCCCAAAAATTGGCAGTTTCAGGGCAATCGCATCAATGGTTTCTTTGCCAGCGGGAGTTCTATAAAAGCGTTGATAGGCAAAAAACAGAGCCACCAAGAAGCCCACTAAGCCCAAGCTGTATTGGGGGGTGCGCAGGAACTTACTGATGTTGATAAAAAACTGGGTAAAAGCGGGCAATTCCCCACCCAAGTCATTGTAAATACTTTCAAAGGTGGGCAGAATAAATAGCACCATACCCAAGAAGATCGCTGTCGCTAGGATGGTGACCACAACGGGATAAGTCATGGCCGACTTAATTTGTTTCTGGAGTCGATCCATGTCTTCTAGCAGTTTGGCCAGACGATTCAGTACCTCATCCAGCACACCACCCACTTCCCCCGCCTGTACCATGCTGCAGTAAAGGCCATCAAAGGCATCCGGGAAAGGGCGAATGGAATCGGACAGGTTTTTCCCCGCCTCCACATCAGAACGAATGGCTTTCAGATATTTCTTGAGTTTGGGGTTGCCAGTTTGCTCCTCCATAATCGTCAGGGAGCGCACCATCGATACACCAGAGTTGATCAGGGCAGCAAACTGTCGAGAGAAGACCGCTTTATCGCGGGTATCGATGGATCCCATCATCGACAGATCAAAAGAAGACTTGTCGAAGGAGATCAGGGGCTTCTCCTCCTGAATATCTTCAGGCTTGGCGAAAATACCCTCCTGACGCAGCCGTGAGCGGGCATCCGCTAAGCTATTGGCCACCACCGTTCGGCGTACAGGTTGACCGGCTTGTAACCCCCGAACCTTAAAGCGAGGCATGGCTTCACCTCTGGTAGATCATTCAAGTGATTCAGTGTAACGGAGTCGGATCCCTGAGTTTGATATACAAACCCAAACCTGTGACCCATTCTGCTCTCTTAAGCTAGAGCTTAGCCACAAATTGGTTCTCTCGCTAGAGATTGGTGATGAACCCTCACCCAGGGATCCTTTTTACTTAGGGTCTAGCGACGGGCAGCCACTGCAGCCGGTCGTTGTTGAGCCGCCGCCCCAGCCGCCGGCGCCCCAGCTGTATTCCCCAAAAGCCGTTGCAGTTCTTCGGGACGGGAAGTCTTGGACATGGCGGTATCGAAGTCGATCTTGCCCTCC belongs to Thermostichus vulcanus str. 'Rupite' and includes:
- a CDS encoding alpha-2-macroglobulin family protein — protein: MLRRWLIALVVFLGLGLAVLLSEQPTGSLVGSVELPIGATPARVQVIASGPVTRSVGLNEEGQYRLDRLPVGQYQVTVQSTGLETLRSEGLAQVREGATARIPTLRPRLLSPSLTLYSTSQVFTSAEKAQLQLRATSLRSVQLHLYRFSLRDVQGSPLLRELANAGYGSLNPALQPLVRQELIRSWSQPIRQEPEGWTTQTLDLGILPPGAYWVEAEGQESPDPSSPLPRSDHWFWVSDLGLIQKQTPSELVVQAVHLRELRPLAGIQLQILLPAGDPLTGTTDADGLARFTLPSEDNPSILIYAQGSDPSLQSLSTSYAYGWNQGESLYTYTDRPLYRPGQTVYFRALVRDQTTLTPPPIGSPVRLSITAPNGDPLSEQTLTTNPFGSVHGEFTLPEEAPLGSYGLDWQVLGPQGTSREYTSFQVEAYRKPEFEVTVSPSRPWLLRGGSLTVQVESQYLFGGPVADAQLHYRVFSSPDWSLRYGLLLRSEAEDFFASDIGADEGYYGGYGRLVAEGKGFTDANGRAELRLNRLLQDLNWEEESYWGSQQVQQLRIEVEVTDISRRVVTGSGRAWVTAAQFALFAEADRHLPAPGELVTYRLQARDYDGNPVSTRGEISLERWDWDPRSSTYQRQDILRRQPFQIDNGAGTLTLNLPADLEPGDYRVRFTARDPQRHQAQEISDLWVVQPGSPLHSWGAAQSLAVIPDRQVYQVGEVAQLLIVSPVPDVPVLVGIEGSRLHQVQVLRLQGHTATLTLPITGDYRPNIYATATVVGPERRLYQNETILRVSPLDRFLQVDLQTDKPTYQPGETAQIQIRTRDAQGQPVSAEVGLGIVDSAIYLLRPDRTPDIRRFFYGRRYNQVTTTTSFPQQYPGGADKLANQIRQDFQDTAAWFPDLVTDDNGWAQVQVRWPDNLTTWRLTARAATADTQVGSALSNLVVSKDLLVRLAAPRFFRVGDTLTLAAIVQNRTDQVQRVEVHLEVPGNLQLSSNPRQRITVAAQGAERVEWPVQVLGAGETTVRVWAEGSTLQDVLQLRIPSQPFGAVQRFSEAGQLQGSTARTLPLPWPQTWVPGSRQTRLELASSPVAALLGPLDYLVEFPYGCTEQTLSRFLPALAVAQATEQLGLSLLSQTLERLPKVLRAGLQRLEESQNFDGGWGWWAYDSSNPYLTGYILQGLALAKAAGYAPKEWQVERALTYLREQLGRPQALSPDMQAFVTYSLALWDPSSSPSTLPTGEELSTFGLTYQGLTAIQQGQTDLAQAALDQALQRHQADPQGRWFIPAPAPLAQAPFHERSTYDEMEVAGPLLQLATQLRDPRTAELATAILQQRQDNRWRTTKATADALLGLTAYYQAQIQETPGPGEVLVLNGTTGSPVGRWSATADNPRQRIELADTDVDTLSSLRLEKSGPGPLYYSLTGEAFTPNPPPAENQGFRVTRSYFRLQPQRQSNGQILYRERPLQAGDSVHAGEMLLGRLTVEAEQDSHYVMIEDPLPSGAEITSQDPRLLTGSTAEYWWNWFWTHQENREDRVAFFSTFLEKGSHEFVYLFRPEIPGQFQISPAFAEEMYDPSRHGRSASHFLRVVP
- a CDS encoding type II secretion system F family protein, translating into MPRFKVRGLQAGQPVRRTVVANSLADARSRLRQEGIFAKPEDIQEEKPLISFDKSSFDLSMMGSIDTRDKAVFSRQFAALINSGVSMVRSLTIMEEQTGNPKLKKYLKAIRSDVEAGKNLSDSIRPFPDAFDGLYCSMVQAGEVGGVLDEVLNRLAKLLEDMDRLQKQIKSAMTYPVVVTILATAIFLGMVLFILPTFESIYNDLGGELPAFTQFFINISKFLRTPQYSLGLVGFLVALFFAYQRFYRTPAGKETIDAIALKLPIFGDLIQKSAVARFCRTFGALTRSGVPVLTSLEIVRDTSGNQVVANAIDASRQAISEGGQIAPALDKAKVFPLMAVQMISVGEETGELDAMLMKTADFYELEVEEAVRALTSLIEPLMIVVLGGMVGCIIVAMYLPMFGVFDLVK